The following coding sequences are from one Haemophilus haemolyticus window:
- the aroQ gene encoding type II 3-dehydroquinate dehydratase, whose product MSQTHRILLLNGPNLNMLGAREPKHYGSISLASIEEKIQTLATQHNVKVECFQANSEEKLINKIHESFQQVDFILINPAAYTHTSVALRDALLAVSIPFVEIHLSNVHKREPFRHHSYFSDVAEGVICGLGAKGYEFAFLFAIDYLAKK is encoded by the coding sequence ATGTCGCAAACACACAGAATTTTGCTGTTAAATGGCCCGAACTTAAATATGTTAGGGGCTCGTGAGCCAAAACATTATGGCAGTATTTCTCTTGCATCCATTGAAGAGAAAATACAAACTTTAGCCACTCAGCACAATGTAAAAGTGGAATGTTTTCAAGCCAATAGTGAAGAAAAATTAATTAATAAGATCCACGAAAGTTTTCAACAAGTCGATTTTATTTTAATTAATCCTGCAGCTTACACCCATACCAGTGTAGCATTGCGCGATGCACTTTTAGCTGTTTCAATTCCTTTTGTGGAGATCCATTTATCCAACGTACATAAACGTGAACCATTTCGTCATCATTCTTATTTTAGCGATGTGGCTGAAGGCGTTATTTGCGGTTTGGGCGCAAAAGGTTACGAATTTGCCTTTTTATTTGCCATCGATTACCTTGCTAAAAAATAA